In Klebsiella aerogenes, the DNA window AAATCTTTGCCGGGATTAAAAAAGCGATGGGCAAAGTGCCGAATGCCTATTTGACCATCGGCGGCCACTCTCCGGCGGCGCTGCAGCAGGCGTTGGCGCATAACGCGATGCTGCACAAAGGCAGCCTCAGCGCGCAAGAGCTGGAAGCGATTAATCTGTCAGTCAGCGAAGCGACCGGCTGCGATTACTGCCTGGCCGCACATACCCTGATGGCGAAAAAAGCCGGTTTCAGCAGTGAACAAATCCATGCGCTGCGCCGTGGCGACTATGCGGAAGATGCGCGCCTCAACGCGCTGGCGACGTTCGCACAAACCCTGGTGACCACCACCGGCACGCTGCCGGAAGGAGACGTCGCCGCGCTGCGCCACGCCGGTTTTAGCGACCAGCAGGTCATTGAAATTATTAGCGCCATCAGCGCCATTCTGTTCACCAACATGGTGAACCGGGTTAACGATACGGTTGTGGATTTCCCGAAAGCCGATTAACCCGGAACCGGCGCCGGTCCATTTGTTGTATACCGTGCGGGACCTGGCGCCGCTTAAGCTGCGGTTTTCAGCGGCGCCTCTTTCAGTAGCCAGGAAAGCGCAAAGGCCACCGCCATAATGCAGGCCGCCATCAGGAATGCTGCGTGGATCGCCGCACCGAACGCATCGAGATAATCGAGGCGGATGTCCGCAGGCAGATGTTGTACCGCGATCGGGTTCATCCCCGGCGGCAGCACCGCGCCTTCCGGCAGCAGCTTTTGCAGATTATTTTGCAGGACATGAGTAAATACCGCGCCGAACAGCGCCACGCCGATGGAGCCGCCAATCGAGCGGAACAGGGTGACGCCGGAAGTGGCGACGCCGTACATCTGTGCTGGCATCGCATTCTGCACCGCCAGCACCAGCACCTGCATCACCAGCCCAAGGCCCGCGCCGAGCACGCCGGTAAACAGATACAGCTGCCACATCGGCGAATGAATGGTGATGCGGGTCAGCAGTACCATGCCAGCGACGCCGAGCAGAGTACCGAGAATCGGGAAGATCCGGTATTTTCCGGTATGGCTGATCACCCGGCCGCTAATGATTGAGGTCAGCAGCAGGCCGCCCATCAGCGGGATGAGCTGCAGCCCGGCCTCGGTCGGCGTCGCTTCTTTCACTACCTGCAAATAGAGCGGCAGGAAGGTGACCGAGCCAAACAGCGACATGCCGATGACAAAGCCAATCAGGCTGCACAGCAGGAAGCTGCGGTTGCGGAACAGCGACAGCGGAATAATCGGCTCGATGGCGATCCGCTCTTCGTAAATAAAGCCGATGATCCCCACGATGCCGAAGGCCAGAATGCACCACAGTTGCGGGTCGTTCCAGGCGTGGACGCTGCCGCCTTCCGAGGTAAACAGGATGATGCACAACAGCGCCATGCTGAGGTAAATCGCCCCCAGCCAGTCGATTTGATGCTGGCTGCGTTGGTTACTGCTGTGGAATACGGCACCGATAACCAGTAGCGCGAACAGGCCCAGCGGCAGGTTGATATAGAAAATCCAGCGCCAGGAGGCGTGTTGCACCAGGAAGCCGCCAATCAGCGGGCCGATCACCGTCGCCAGGCCGAAGACGCCGCCGAACAGTCCCTGATAGCGTCCGCGATTGGCGGGCGGGATCACATCGGCGACCGCCGCCATGCTGATCACCATCAGGCCGCCGCCGCCGAGACCCTGCAGCGCGCGCATTAGCACCAACTGCGTCATGTTCTGCGCTAACCCGCAGAGAGCCGAACCGGCGAGAAACAGCACGATCGCCACCTGCAGCACGATTTTGCGCCCAAACAGGTCGCCGAACTTACCGTACAGCGGCACCACGATGGTCGAGCTGAGGATGTAGGCGGTGACCACCCACGACAGTTTATCCAGTCCGCCGAGCTCGCCAACGATAGTCGGCAGGGCGGTGGAGACGATAGTTTGGTCCAGCGCCGACAGCAGCATGACCAACAGCAGGGCGCTGAATAGCAGGCGGATTGACGGCGCCGGTTGGCTGGCGATTTCAGATGTCATTGCATCACTCGCTTGAAATTAATTAAATGCATAATTAATATTTAGGGAAATGATGAATCAGGTCAAGGGATCGCCAGGATATGTCAGCACAAAAAGCTAATGAAACGCCGCGTCGCCCTGGTCGGCCGCGCGGCAAAAAGCCGGGTACCGCCAACCGCGAGCAGCTGATTGATATCGCGCTGGCGCTGTTTGCACGCCACGGGATTGCCCGCGTGTCGTTAAACGCCATTGCGAAAGAGGCCGGAGTGACGCCGGCGATGCTGCATTACTATTTTAATTCGCGGGAAGCGCTGGTAGAGAATCTGCTGGAAGAGCGCTTTATGCCGCTGCGCAACGACATCAGCCGCATTTTTGTCGACCATCCGCAGGATCCGGTGACGGCGCTAACGATGATGATTGAGACGCTGGCGGCGATGGCGGAAAAGAACGCCTGGTTCGCGCCGCTGTGGATGCAGGAAATCATTGGCGAGATGCCGATGCTGCGCCAGCATATGGACGCTCGCTTCGGCGAAGCGCGTTTTCACATCATGCTGGAGACGGTACGCCGCTGGCAGCAAGAGGGTAAGATCAACCCGGCACTGTCGCCGGAGCTGCTGTTTACCACCTTGATTAGCCTGGTGCTGGTGCCGTTCTCGCGTACCCGTAACGATGCGCGTTTACAGGCGGTGACTCCGCAGATCATTGTCAGCCACGCGTTGGCATTGATGAGCAGCGGAATCGGCGGGTAAGCGACATCATCCCCGACGGCGCTACGCTTACCGGGGCTACAAACTGCCGGGTTATCGTTACCGCGAGCGACGTCGACAAATAGTGGCGCTGCATGCCTGTGTGCGGGAAACCTGGCCCCAACAAGCCGCACGATGCGTGCTAAAATCCTATCGCGGTAATAAAATATTCCATTGTTATTACCGCAATACCTCCCGTCATACCTATAATTCTCCGATTATCCGCAGAGTACTAATCGTGATACTCTTCACATGAATGGAATAAATAATTCCTTATACTGCGCGCAACTGAGAATAATGAGGTTTCTATGAGTATCGACCTGAGCAAATTGCTGACCGAGCGGCGCAACGCCAACAGCGCCAACATTGATACCCTGTCCACCGTCGATATGCTGACGGTCATCAATCAGGAAGACCAGCAGGTGGCGCAGGCGATTACGCCTTATTTACCGCAGATTGCCCAAGTGGTGGATAAGGTCGCGGCGGCGCTGCAGGCTGGCGGACGGCTGATTTACATCGGCGCCGGGACGTCAGGGCGTTTGGGTATCCTCGACGCCAGCGAATGTCCGCCGACTTTCGGCACCCGTCCGGAGCAGGTGGTGGGGATCATTGCCGGAGGACACAAAGCGATTCTGAGCGCCGTGGAAAACGTGGAAGACAATAAAGCGCAAGGGGTGCTGGATCTGCAGAATTTGAACTTCAGCAACCGTGATGTGCTGGTGGGCCTGGCGGCCAGCGGGCGCACGCCGTACGTGATTGGCGCGATGGAATACGCACATAGCCAGAATGCGTTTGTCGCTATCGTCAGTTGTAACCCGCATGGCGACATGGCCCAACTGGCGGATGTGGCGATTACCCCGGTCGTCGGCCCGGAAGTGGTCACCGGTTCGACCCGCCTGAAAGCCGGTACCGCGCAGAAGCTGGTGCTGAACATGATTTCCACCGGGGCGATGATTCGCGTCGGCAAGGTCTACAGTAACCTGATGGTCGACGTCGAAGCGACCAACGCCAAGCTGATTGAGCGCCAGGTTTCTATCGTGATGGAGGCAACTGACTGCGATCGCGCTACCGCCCAGAATGCGCTGGATGCCTGCGGTCGCCACTGTAAGACGGCGATCGTGATGGTGTTGGCTGACTTAAGCGCCGAAGAAGCGCAGTCGCTGCTGGCGAAAAACAACGGCTATATCCGCAAGGCGCTGGGCAACACCTGAGCGCCGACAGACAGGTAACAGGCAATGGCAAAAATAACTAAAGAGATGATAGCGCGGATCCTTGGCCACGTAGGCGGGGCCGCAAACGTAGCGCAGGCGGGTAACTGCATGACGCGCCTGCGCTTGACCCTGCGCGATGAAGGCCTGGCCGACAGCGCCGCCATCCGCCAGATTGACGGTGTGATGGGGGTCATCGTCAGCGATGAGCAGTTCCAGGTAGTGCTGGGACCCGGTAAAGCGCAAACCGCGGCGGAAATGATGAACGGCCTGATGGAAGAGGCGCCGCAGGCGGCCGCGTCGCTGGCTGATGTGGCGGCGGAGAAAAAGCAGGCGCTAAAGAGCAAGCAGACCAGCGGGGTGCAGAAATTTCTCGCGAAGTTCGCCACCATTTTTACGCCGCTGATCCCCGGTTTTATCGCCGTCGGGCTGCTGCTGGGCTTCGCCACGCTGGCTGAGCAAATTTTCATACTGGAGAACGCGCATCCCAACGCCAGCCTGGTGGCGCTGATTGGTTATATGAAGGTATTCAGCAAAGGGATGTTCACCTTCCTGAGTATCCTGATTGGCTATAACGCCCAGAAGGCGTTCGGTGGTTCGGGTGTTAACGGCGCGATTATCGCTTCGCTGTTCGTGCTGGGCTACAACCCGGAAGCGACCAGCGGGGTGTATGCCGGCATTTCGACTTTCTTCGGCCACGGTATTGATCCGCGCGGCAATATTATCGGCGTGCTGATCGCCTCGATGCTTGGCGCGTGGGTGGAGCGTCAGGTGCGGCGGGTCATGCCTGCTAACCTCGATATGATTCTCACCTCGGCGGTGACGTTGCTGATTATGGGCGCGGTGACCTTCACGGTGATCATGCCGATTGGCGGCTGGTTGTTTACCGGAATGTCGTGGCTATTCCTGCATCTTAACGGCAACCCGTTTGGGTCGGCGGTGCTGGCCGGGTTGTTCCTGCTGGCGGTGATGTTCGGCGTGCATCAGGGTTTTGTACCGGTCTATTTTGCGCTGGTTGATGCGCAGGGCTTTAACTCGCTGTTCCCGATCCTGTCGATGGCCGGAGCCGGGCAGGTGGGGGCGGCACTGGCGTTGTTCTGGCGCGCAAAGCAGGACTCGTTGCTGAGGACGCAGATCAAAGGGGCGATTATTCCGGGCTTCCTCGGGATCGGCGAACCGTTGATTTACGGCGTGACCTTGCCGCGGATGAAACCCTTTATCACCGCCTGTATCGGCGGCGCCTGCGGCGGTTTCTTCATCGGCACGATCGCCTGGTTAGGGCTGCCGGTTGGCCTGAATACGGTGTTCGGCCCGTCGGGCCTGGTGGCGCTGCCGCTGATGACCTCCGGCAGCGGCATTTACGCCGGGATGGCGGTATATGCCGGCGGGCTGGTGGTGTCTTATCTGTGTGGTTTCGCCCTCACCTGGTTGTTCGCCAGTAAGAATGTGGATTTGAGTTAAGCGTATTTCCCGGATGACGGCGCGTGGCGCCTTATCCGGGCTACTAAACCCAATGTCGCCCGGCCGGGCGACGCGTTACCGGTGTGGCGTATAAGGAAATAGCGGCAGTTCTTCGCTGCGTTCTTCGATGTAAATATCGCCGAGTTTAAAAATGATTTCAGTCGGCGAGATGCGCATGGTATTTTCGTCGGCTGCCCCTCTGGCTTTTAAGACGCTTTCATCGTCGCCTAAAAGCGGCATCCCATGGTACCAGGTTAAACGTAATTGCCCGCGGCGGGGGTTATTGCTGGGTGTGGAAATCATGTATCCGGGAGCATCGGCAGAAACGACTTTTAAACGCCAGTATTGATTATCCTCGGTGAAGCCAATATCAATTTTATCCCCCTTTTTAAATCTGGCCCTTGTCATAAAATCTTCCGGGATCCTGATTATCATTAATCTGGCTTTTTAGACGATTTTCATCTTATTGATGCTTTTTCGTGTTTAAAACCTGAGCACAAAATCGTTATAGTTTTGAACGAAAAATAATAATGATTTTCCATGGACTGACGGGGTACTGATGATGAAATTACGTTTACGGACGGCGGCGGCGGTCATGCTGGCGGGCCTGCTGTTGGCTGGCTGCGATCGGAAAAGCGACGATGTCAAACACATTAAGGTCGGCGTGATCAACGGCGCGGAACAGGATGTGGCGGAAGTGGCGAAGAAAGTGGCGAAAGAGAAATATGGCCTCGACGTTGAACTGGTGGGCTTTAGTGGCTCGCTGCTGCCAAATGATGCGACCAACGCCGGGGAACTGGACGCCAACGTCTTCCAGCACCGGCCTTATCTGGAACAGGATAACAAAGCGCATAACTACCATCTGGTGGCTATTGGCAACACTTTTGTCTTCCCGATGGCTGGCTATTCGCGCAAGATTAAATCGGCCGCCGATATCAAAGACGGCGCGACTATCGCCATTCCCAACGACCCGACCAATCTTGGCCGCGCGCTGCTGTTATTACAAAAAGAGCAGTTGATTACCCTCAAAGCGGGTACCGGCCTGCTGCCGACGGTGGTGGATATCACCAGTAACCCGCGCAACCTGAAAATTATGGAACTGGAAGGGGCGCAGCTGCCGCGGGTGCTTGACGATCCGAAGGTAGACGTCGCTATCATCAGCACCACCTATCTGCAGCAAACCGGGCTATCCCCGGTGCGCGATGGGATCTTTATTGAAGACAAAAACTCGCCTTATGTGAACATCATTGTGGCGCGTGAAGACAATAAAGACGCGGAGAACGTGAAAGAGTTTATGCAGTCATACCAGTCGCCGGAAGTGGCGAAGGCGGCAGAAACGATTTTCAACGGCGGTGCAGTACCAGGCTGGTAATCATCGACGGCAACCGCCTCAGGTTGGCCTGATTCCATCGATCATTGCCCAAATGCCCATATTGCGTCAGGCTGGCGCTCAGTACGATGTTCGTCAAGATAACCCCACAGAGGCAGGCTAAGATGAACATCACCCATATCCGTAATGCTACACAGATTATTGAATACGCCGGGAAAAAATTCCTGATAGACCCAATGCTGGCGGACAAAGGCGCCTGGCCGGGATTCCCGGGAACCGCGCGCAGCGAACGGCGTAACCCGTTGGTGGCGCTGCCGTTTTCCCGCGATAAAATTATCGACGTCGATGCGGTGATCGTCACCCATACCCATGATGATCACTGGGACGCGGCGGCGATCGCCGCGATCCCCAAAACCCTGCCGGTATTCGTGCAACACGAGGCTAACGGCGCGCTGCTGCGCAGCCAGGGCTTTGCGGATATCCGCTTGCTCGCGGAACGCAGCGAATTTGCTGGCGTGAGCCTGCAAAAAACCACTTCTGGCCAGCACGGCAGCGACCGGACCTACGCGGTGCCAGCGATGGCCGAACGGCTGGGCGAGGCCTGTGGCGTGGTATTCCGTCATCCGCAGGAGAAGACGCTGTGGCTGGTCGGCGATACTATCTGGCGCGATGAAATTGAAGCTGACATGCTCAAACTGCGTCCGGATGTGGTGGTGCTGAACGCGGGATACGCTCATGTCATCGGCTTTGGCCCGATCATCATGGGTAAAGAGGACCTGCTGAGAGCGCACTTCACCTTGCCGGAGGCGAAAATCATGGCGATTCATCTGGAAGCGGTTAACCATTGTCTGGTGAGCCGTGAAGAGATGCGCCAGTACGTGACGGATAATCAGATTGCTGATGTGGTTAGCATTCCGCAGGATGGCGAAATCGTCGTTTATTAAGTTGATCAGGGGAGGCGTCGCGATGAAATTAACCGCAGTGGTGATTGTCGCTGTGGACGGCTTTAGCCCGTTTCACTACTCCGTCCCCTGCATGCTGTTTGGCGATACGGTCTCTGATACCAAACGTTTTCAGCTGCGCATTTGCGCTGAGCGGCCGGGGTTGCTCAGCGCACGCGACGGTTTCGCGCTGTACGCCAGCGGCGATTACGCCACCCTTGAGCAGGCCGATATTGTGGTGGTGCCCTACTGGGGCGAGGTCAATCAGCGTCCGCCGCAGGCGCTGCTCGATAGCCTGGTGCGGGCGCGGGATAACGGCGCGGAAATCGTCGGCCTGTGTCTCGGGGCTTTTGTCCTTGGTTACGCCGGGCTGTTGGACGGCAAGCGGGCGGCGACCCATTGGGAGTTTGAACAAGATTTCCAGCGCCTGTTTCCGCAGGTGCGGCTCGATATCAACGCCCTGTACGTGGACGACCAGCGGATGATAACTTCGGCGGGTACCGCGGCAGCGCTCGACTGTTGCCTGTATATCATCCGCCAGCGCTTCGGCAGTCTCGTCGCCAACCAGATTGCCCGGCGGATGATTGTACCGCCGCACCGTGAAGGCGGCCAGGCGCAGTTTATCGCCCAACCGGTGCCGGGAAACACCCGTGACGCGCGGATTAACTGCTTGCTGGATTACCTGCAGCAACATATTGCCGAGCCGCATAACCTTGATGCGCTGGCTCAGGTGGTGGCGATGAGCCGCCGCACTCTGACCCGCCACTTCGTCCGGGCGACCGGGATGAGCATCGCCAACTAGGTTGACTGCCGAACGTCTGCGTCGCAGCCAGAGCCTGCTCGAAGCGGGTGATTTACCCATCGAGCAGGTGGCGGAAGCGGTAGGGTATCTCTCCGCCGTGACATGGCGTCAGCAGTTTAAGGCGCGCTTTGGCGTCAGCCCGACGGAGTGGCGGCGCACTTTCCGCCGTGGCGCTTAGCCAGCGAGGGTTGAACTGTCGATCACAAAGCGATATTTCACGTCGCCTTTAACCATTCTTTCCCAGGCTTCGTTGATCTGATCGGCGCGGATGAGCTCAATATCAGCGACGATGCTGTGTTCGGCGCAGAAATCGAGCATCTCCTGGGTTTCCGGAATGCCGCCAATCATCGAACCGGCGATCGACCGGCGACGGAAGATCAGGTTGAACACCTCCGGCGACGGGTGCGGTGTGGCCGGGGCACCAACTAGCGTCATCGTGCCATCGCGTTTAAGCAGCGTGGTGAAGGCATCGAGATTGTGTGGCGCCGCCACGGTGTTGAGGATGAAATCGAAACTTTTGACATGGGCCGCCATTTCGTCTTCGTTACGCGACACCACGACTTCATCAGCGCCGAGCGCTCTGGCCGCATCGCGCTTGGATTCGGAGGTGGTAAAGGCCACCACGTGGGCCCCCATGGCGTGGGCCAACTTGATCCCCATATGTCCAAGTCCGCCGATACCGACCACGCCGACTTTTTTACCCGGGCCCGCGTGCCAGTGACGCAGCGGAGAGTAGGTGGTAATCCCGGCGCACAGCAGCGGCGCAACAGCGGCCAGTTGGGCTTCGGGGTGATTTATCCGCAGTACGTAGCGCTCATTGACCACGATTTGCTGCGAATAGCCGCCCAACGTATGACTCGGCGCGTCCTGAGTGGGGCCGTTATAGGTCAGCACCATATGGTCGCAGTAGTTTTCCAGGCCTTCTGCGCACTCTTCGCACTGTTTACAGCTATCGACCATGCAGCCGACGCCAACCAGATCGCCCACGGTGTAGCGCGAGACGGCGTTGCCGACCGCGGTGACCCGGCCGACGATTTCATGCCCCGGTACGCAGGGATAAAGCGTTCCGGCCCATTCCGATCGCGCCTGGTGGAGATCGGAGTGGCAGACGCCGCAGTATTCAATGGCGATCTGCACATCTTGCGGACCCGGTTCGCGGCGAGAGATGGCCATCGATTCCAGCGGCTGGCTGGCGGAGTACGTACCTATAGCATTGATCTGCATAGCATTACCTCTTGTGCATTAGCGTGATAAATCAAGCGGAGGGAGTTGGGTGTTTTTTGCGCGGAAAGAGTAAGCGTAGCCTGGTGAGAGCGGGATGCGAGAAGAGAAGCTCAAAGGGTTAAAAAAGAGGGCTATGTAGGGGGAAGCGCTGACTCAGCAGCGCTTTTAAATGAGGGCTAAACCCCGAGATCGCGATTGCCTGGAATGGCGATGGAGGGGATTTTGCCTTTTTTGATAAAGGAAGACAGTGCTGATCCATAGCGAATAAACCGCTTCTCACAAAGATGCCATGACAAATAGCCGAATATCAGCGCAATAATCAGCGTGGCTATTTGGTTAAAATGAACGCCATAGTCTTTAAAATGCGATGCGACAATTTGCTGTACTGGAAAACCCCATAAATATACACCGTAAGAAATATCGGCTTTAGGTTTTAAACGTAAAACACTTTTACAGGATGAAATGTACAGCAGGGAGAGGAAGATACAGGCGTACGCAAAATAGGGCGCATAGACCGTACCGATAAAAAGATAATAA includes these proteins:
- a CDS encoding MBL fold metallo-hydrolase, with product MNITHIRNATQIIEYAGKKFLIDPMLADKGAWPGFPGTARSERRNPLVALPFSRDKIIDVDAVIVTHTHDDHWDAAAIAAIPKTLPVFVQHEANGALLRSQGFADIRLLAERSEFAGVSLQKTTSGQHGSDRTYAVPAMAERLGEACGVVFRHPQEKTLWLVGDTIWRDEIEADMLKLRPDVVVLNAGYAHVIGFGPIIMGKEDLLRAHFTLPEAKIMAIHLEAVNHCLVSREEMRQYVTDNQIADVVSIPQDGEIVVY
- a CDS encoding MDR family MFS transporter, translating into MTSEIASQPAPSIRLLFSALLLVMLLSALDQTIVSTALPTIVGELGGLDKLSWVVTAYILSSTIVVPLYGKFGDLFGRKIVLQVAIVLFLAGSALCGLAQNMTQLVLMRALQGLGGGGLMVISMAAVADVIPPANRGRYQGLFGGVFGLATVIGPLIGGFLVQHASWRWIFYINLPLGLFALLVIGAVFHSSNQRSQHQIDWLGAIYLSMALLCIILFTSEGGSVHAWNDPQLWCILAFGIVGIIGFIYEERIAIEPIIPLSLFRNRSFLLCSLIGFVIGMSLFGSVTFLPLYLQVVKEATPTEAGLQLIPLMGGLLLTSIISGRVISHTGKYRIFPILGTLLGVAGMVLLTRITIHSPMWQLYLFTGVLGAGLGLVMQVLVLAVQNAMPAQMYGVATSGVTLFRSIGGSIGVALFGAVFTHVLQNNLQKLLPEGAVLPPGMNPIAVQHLPADIRLDYLDAFGAAIHAAFLMAACIMAVAFALSWLLKEAPLKTAA
- a CDS encoding NAD(P)-dependent alcohol dehydrogenase, with protein sequence MQINAIGTYSASQPLESMAISRREPGPQDVQIAIEYCGVCHSDLHQARSEWAGTLYPCVPGHEIVGRVTAVGNAVSRYTVGDLVGVGCMVDSCKQCEECAEGLENYCDHMVLTYNGPTQDAPSHTLGGYSQQIVVNERYVLRINHPEAQLAAVAPLLCAGITTYSPLRHWHAGPGKKVGVVGIGGLGHMGIKLAHAMGAHVVAFTTSESKRDAARALGADEVVVSRNEDEMAAHVKSFDFILNTVAAPHNLDAFTTLLKRDGTMTLVGAPATPHPSPEVFNLIFRRRSIAGSMIGGIPETQEMLDFCAEHSIVADIELIRADQINEAWERMVKGDVKYRFVIDSSTLAG
- the nlpA gene encoding lipoprotein NlpA, encoding MKLRLRTAAAVMLAGLLLAGCDRKSDDVKHIKVGVINGAEQDVAEVAKKVAKEKYGLDVELVGFSGSLLPNDATNAGELDANVFQHRPYLEQDNKAHNYHLVAIGNTFVFPMAGYSRKIKSAADIKDGATIAIPNDPTNLGRALLLLQKEQLITLKAGTGLLPTVVDITSNPRNLKIMELEGAQLPRVLDDPKVDVAIISTTYLQQTGLSPVRDGIFIEDKNSPYVNIIVAREDNKDAENVKEFMQSYQSPEVAKAAETIFNGGAVPGW
- the murP gene encoding PTS N-acetylmuramic acid transporter subunit IIBC, whose translation is MAKITKEMIARILGHVGGAANVAQAGNCMTRLRLTLRDEGLADSAAIRQIDGVMGVIVSDEQFQVVLGPGKAQTAAEMMNGLMEEAPQAAASLADVAAEKKQALKSKQTSGVQKFLAKFATIFTPLIPGFIAVGLLLGFATLAEQIFILENAHPNASLVALIGYMKVFSKGMFTFLSILIGYNAQKAFGGSGVNGAIIASLFVLGYNPEATSGVYAGISTFFGHGIDPRGNIIGVLIASMLGAWVERQVRRVMPANLDMILTSAVTLLIMGAVTFTVIMPIGGWLFTGMSWLFLHLNGNPFGSAVLAGLFLLAVMFGVHQGFVPVYFALVDAQGFNSLFPILSMAGAGQVGAALALFWRAKQDSLLRTQIKGAIIPGFLGIGEPLIYGVTLPRMKPFITACIGGACGGFFIGTIAWLGLPVGLNTVFGPSGLVALPLMTSGSGIYAGMAVYAGGLVVSYLCGFALTWLFASKNVDLS
- a CDS encoding TetR/AcrR family transcriptional regulator, encoding MSAQKANETPRRPGRPRGKKPGTANREQLIDIALALFARHGIARVSLNAIAKEAGVTPAMLHYYFNSREALVENLLEERFMPLRNDISRIFVDHPQDPVTALTMMIETLAAMAEKNAWFAPLWMQEIIGEMPMLRQHMDARFGEARFHIMLETVRRWQQEGKINPALSPELLFTTLISLVLVPFSRTRNDARLQAVTPQIIVSHALALMSSGIGG
- the murQ gene encoding N-acetylmuramic acid 6-phosphate etherase; this translates as MSIDLSKLLTERRNANSANIDTLSTVDMLTVINQEDQQVAQAITPYLPQIAQVVDKVAAALQAGGRLIYIGAGTSGRLGILDASECPPTFGTRPEQVVGIIAGGHKAILSAVENVEDNKAQGVLDLQNLNFSNRDVLVGLAASGRTPYVIGAMEYAHSQNAFVAIVSCNPHGDMAQLADVAITPVVGPEVVTGSTRLKAGTAQKLVLNMISTGAMIRVGKVYSNLMVDVEATNAKLIERQVSIVMEATDCDRATAQNALDACGRHCKTAIVMVLADLSAEEAQSLLAKNNGYIRKALGNT
- a CDS encoding peroxidase-related enzyme (This protein belongs to a clade of uncharacterized proteins related to peroxidases such as the alkylhydroperoxidase AhpD.), yielding MSRLADIREQDATGKAAEIFAGIKKAMGKVPNAYLTIGGHSPAALQQALAHNAMLHKGSLSAQELEAINLSVSEATGCDYCLAAHTLMAKKAGFSSEQIHALRRGDYAEDARLNALATFAQTLVTTTGTLPEGDVAALRHAGFSDQQVIEIISAISAILFTNMVNRVNDTVVDFPKAD